From Alloacidobacterium dinghuense:
GTTTTGAAGGCGTCGTTGCTGGTGCTTTTGCCGCCGGTGCCGTTGTAGGAAGGCCGCAGATTCTGGAAGCCGTAGTTGCAAAGGTTGCAGTAGATCTGGTGCGGCGCGATATAGAACGGAGTCCAACCAAAGCCAGTGTGGTAGGTAAAGATGCCGCTGATCGTCCATCCGCCAGCGACCTTCTCCTTCCAGTCATTGCCGTGGAAAATGACGGGCTGCCAGATGCCGAACAGCTTGATGGTGTTTCTGATGTCGAAGTCCGATCGTCCGTAGGCAAACTGGGTGTTGTAAATATAGGGCGAGCGAAAGTACGGGCCCGAGTTCGTATCGAGGCTATGAGCCCAGGTGTACTGCCCCTCAAAAGAGAAGCCTTGCGAGAACTGATGCCTTAAGTCGGCGATCATCATGTTGTTGGTCGCTTTGCCCTGGTTGCCGGCAGTATTGACGCTGTTGACCAGAGGATTGAGCGGCGCACCGAGAGTGAACCCGTATCCGTTTGCGTCATAGTTGAACAAGAGGTGCTTGCCGGAGCTGCCCAGATAGGTAAGGGTTCCCACCCATGCATGCGATAGATCCATTTCTACTTCAAGAGACCAATGGTGCACATACTGCGTGGGCAGATTGTTCGTCAGTGCATTCAGGTTCGCGGCTCCCACCGTTGGCAGTCCGGCAGAATTAAATGTGGTAATCACGCTCGGGTTCGGCGGATACCCATTGATATTCGTTGGGCTTGAGGAAGTCGCGTAGAGAATATTCGGATTGATGTTGCTTGGACTGGTGCTGGTTCCCGGAACAGACGAGGTTCCCGGCGGGTTGAAGTCGTTGGCGTTCGCGTTCGCAATTTGCTCCTGGTTGTAGTTCAGACCGTAACCGCCGCGCCAAACGATCTTTCCGTTGTAAAAGTTCGGAGCCCAATTAAAGCCGACCTGTGGTCCAAAGTTGAGCTTTTGGGCGTTCCATGCGTTGATTCCGGGTTTGATGCTGATGCCAGTGAGAAAAGTGGAGCCGCTGCCGAAGCGAAGAACGCCCATGTTGCTGTTCTTATCGGAAAGCGGTCCGAAGTAAGAGTAGCGAAGACCTGCGGTCAGGGTCAGATTCGGACGAGCCTTCCAGTTGTCCTGGAAGAAGAAGCCCCAGATGTTCTGGCGGTTATCGTTGCGGAATCCGCCAGGAAAACCTGTCGTTGCCTGGAACGGTCCGCCTTCGGCTTGCGGAGCATCATTCAGGAAATCCCAGATGTTGTAGAAGGTGTAGTTCGGTGCGCCGATCGGGTCGTTCAGATAGTAGAGCCGTGTAACGTCACCCCCAAACTTCCAGGTCTGCGAGCCATGAACCATAGTCGCGACGTCCTTATAGCCGTAGGTCCATTGATTCAGATGCGCAGGCGCGGTCACACCGAGTTGTCCGAGGGCGATGTTCCCAAAGTTGTTCGGCGAGCCGAACCACAGGATCTGGGGTAGCCCAAACGGAGCCTGAGGGTTGCTGCCCAGTTCGTTATAGCGCCACCCCGCAGCATTGGCGCGAGCTTCGTTCAGGAAGTTTGCGGAAAAAATGTGATTCCAGATGCCCGAGAAGGCGTCGTTTATTTGCTCATGGTGAAAGAGTTGGTAACCGAGGGCGCCGTTCAAATTGGTTTTGCTGGCTGGAACCCAATAGATGACAAAAGCCGCATGATCCTTGCTGCCAATCTGGCCATCCATGCGTCCGCTCCATTGCTGAAAGTTTGTGGTGGTAGGGTTGCTGACGGTGTACAAGGCAATATCGGGGACATTCGAAAGGCCGCTGCCGACGCCAGGGTTGGCGGGGCTTTGCCAGGTGAGGTCCTGCTTGCCTAGCCCGGTCGTCAGCGGCGAGCCGAGATTCAGGCCCTGACCGGCAATGGTCCTGCAGTTTACTCCTTCAGTGAGTCCGTACGCGTTGCATGTTGTTGAGCCGACCACGGTGCCGTTCACGCTTGAACCCGAAAAACCGAGAAATGTGGCAGCAATGCTGCCTGCAGGCGCCAGTCCGTTAAATTGGGAGGTTGGATACCACTCGGTGCCGGTCGCCCCGATAGTCTGCGCTTGTTTCTCGTACGCGAAGAAGGCGTATAGCTTGTTTTTCCAGATGGGCCCCCCAATGCTGCCGCCCCACTGGTTGTATCGATCCTCATCGCGGAGAAGACCGCGCTCCGCAGGAGTCTTCTTTGTCCCGTCTGCATTAAATGCCTCTACCGATCCCGGACCATTCCAACGTTGATACGCATTCAGACCGGGGCGAGTGATCTGGTAGAAGAAGCTACCGTGCGGATTGTTCGCTCCGCTCTTGGTGATCATTTCGACTACGGCACCCGCGAAGCGGCCATTCTCCGCGTCGTAGGCGTTCGAAACAATCTTGAGATCGCCGATCGACTCCGGACTTGGAGTGATGACCGTAGCTCCGCCCCAGACCGCACTATCCGTGCTGATACCGTCGATGGTGTAACCGTTATTCTCGAACTGGCCGCCGTTCACATTGGCCGAAGGGCCGTTTTCCGTGGCGAAGATACTGCTGGAATGCCCGAGGTTGCCGCCCCCTCCCGAGGAAGCGCCGGTCTGAGTGCCTGGAGCCTGAAATCCGCCGCCTCCGGCTGCCTGCGCACCATCGGAGAGAGCTCCGGGCGCCAGGCGAATGAGACTGGTGGGGTCGCGTTGATACACCGGCATGTGCTCGATCTGGTTGGCAGAGATGGACGTTTGAGTGTTCGCGGTCTCGGTATCGAGAGCCGACTGAGTGGAGGCATCGACGGTCACCGTCTGCGTTTCCACTCCTGGGTCCATCTGCACATTGACTGAGTTTGCCTGCTCCGGAATCAATTGCAAATTATTAAGATCTTTCTCTTGGAATCCATCCTTCGTGACGACGAGGGTGAAGGTATCCGGTGGCAATGCGTTGAAGTTGTAAACACCGCCGGCATCGCTGGTGCGAACCTGCTTTTCGTTGGTTGCGCTGTTAGTCAGGGTCAAGGTAGCGCCAGGAATCACCGCGCCAGAGGTATCAGTTACTACACCTTGAATCGAGGTACGGTACTGCGCGGAAGCCGTGAGGGCTGTGGCGCAGATTAAGACGAAAAGGGTCAGATAATGAATGCACCGTGCAAAAGGTGTTTGGTGGGGTATTTCCTGCATATTGCCTCCAAATTGAGTTGCTTCGTTCTTTTTTAGTTGTGCTGAGTTATAACTTGCGCAACCGATTGTGCAAACAGCAACCTGTAACATCGGCAAAATACGGCTGTCAAATTCGAGGGAGTTGTCGCGCGCGGAAGTATCAGAAGCAAAGTCATCAGCTTCACGGCGAAGAGAACAGAGTCTCTGGCAAGAGTTGAGTTAAAACTGCCGTCTTAGGCCCCGGGCATCGAGACAGACCCAATACGGCAGTCACAACGACACTTTGATGCCCTGCGCTATCACTTGGAATCATGGCACTTCAATTTTTTTTGTTGCCATGTCGAATACTTTAATGTTACCGTGTGTAACGTTATGATTAGTAGCGATGCAAATGGACATGATCCTGTTGAGCTCGGGGAACTAGAGCTGAGCGTGATGCAGCTGATCTGGCAGCATGCGGCAGAAAATGGCGCGATCAGCGCGGAGCAGGTACGTAAGGATCTAGGACGTCCACTGAAGGACTCGACGATTCGCACCGTCCTGCGGCGTCTCGAAGAAAAGGGCTACCTGACACACACCGTTGAGGGCCGCACGTATTTCTATCGTCCGGCTGAGGCGAGGCAGAGGGTGGCTGGTCGTGCTGTAAAGCGCATCATCGACTGGTTCTGCGATGGATCGGTGGAAGCCCTGCTGGTGGGCATGGTCGACTCGGAAGTGCTGGATCAGAAGGAATTGACGCGCCTAGCAGAAAGAATTGCGGCGGCAAAGAAAGGAAAACGATGATGATGATGGCGTGGGTGCTCGAATCCGCTCTTCGTTCTTTGGCGATGGCAGTGATTGTGTGGTCGGGTATCAAGATGCTGCGTGTGCGCAACGTAGCTGTGCAGAAGACGGCTTGGGTGCTGGTTCTGTTGGCGGCCGTCGCCATGCCGGGACTTGTAGGTTGGCGCTTGCCGCAATCGCGGGCGGCGGTGGTTGTGCCGGTTCAAAGATTCGTGCCTCGGGCGGCAAGCGTACATGATCCTGGGCCACCTTCAAGCGCGGCGCTGAGCACAACGACGATCACGGTGAGTACCTCGTCCACAGTGACCCCGGTTAACCGCTGGGATCACATCCCGTGGAAGGAATTGATCGTTCCCGCTTATCTTGCCATCTGTGCTGTGCTGCTGTTGCGGCTTTTGTTTGGGTTGGGGATGGCGCTCCGCATTCTGCATCGTGCGGAAGAGGCGTCGCCGCTGCTTGAGCCGCGCGCATCGGTTTGCATCAGTGGCGACATACAGACACCAGTGACGATTGGATCCACCATCGTACTGCCGGAGGCGCACGAGGACTGGAATCTGCATAAGCTGCGTGTTGTGCTCGCGCATGAGCGCTCGCATGTGCGGCAGGGCGATTTTTATCTGCAGCTGATTGCGGGGCTGCATGTAGTGTTCTTCTGGTTTAGTCCTTTGAGCTGGTGGTTGAAGAAAGAGATATCCGACTTAGGTGAGGCGATTAGCGACCGGGCTGCTTTGGAAGAGGCGCAGAGCCGCTCCAACTATGCTGAAGTGCTGATCGAGTTTGCCGCCATACGGCGCAGGCCGCTGGCCGGAGTGGCCATGGCGCGATCGAGCAACATTCGCAGGCGCATCGACCGCCTGTTGGTTGAGCAGAAATTCCGTGGCGCATTTACTACGTGCAAGTGGCACCTGGCGGCGGCTGCGACATTGGTTCCGGTGGCGCTGGTTGCAGCGATTGCGCTTGTGCATGTTGAGGCAGCGGAAGCAATGCAGACACCGGTCGCTGCGCTGCGGCAGGTTGTTCCGGTTGCGCAGACGATTGCGACGCTGCCCACCCTCGCCGTGCACGCAGCGATTCCGGCAGCCGCAGTGGATCCGGTCACGCCTGTAGAGGCGCAAGCGAAAGCCGCAACTGATTCGACTCAGATTCAAATCGCAGATGATGACGAAAACTCCTATGCGATTGTGAGCGGCGACTCAGGCAATGTGATGGGCTCATGGCATTCCGGGAACTCCTTCGATCGGGTTAAGAGCAAAATGCATGGGAATTACATCTGGTTTGAGCGCGATGGCAAATCCTATGTGATCGACGATCCGGCATTGGTTGCGCAGGCACGAGGATACTTTAAGCCGATCGAGGAACTTGGCCGGCAGCAAGGAGAGTTGGGCGAAGAGCAAGGACGCCTGGGGGAGGAGCAAGGACGGCTCGGAGAAATGCAAGCCAAAGCGGCGGCTACGCCTCCTGACTTCTCGAAAGAAATGGCTGATCTACAGGCCGCTCTCAAGGATTTGCAGCAACACAAGCTCCAGGCAGAAGTAAAGGAAGACGATCTTAGCGAGATGCAGGGCAAGCTGGCAGAACTGCAAAGCAAAATTGCAGAGATGCAAGGCAAGTTTGGCGACGCGCAGGCGAAGATCGGTGAGAAACAGGCAGAATTTGGCGACCAGCAGGCTAAGCTCGGGGAACAGCAGGCGAAGCTGGGGGAGAGACAGGCGGTACTCGGCGCACAACAAGCAACGTTTTCCAAGGTGGCTGAGCAGAAGATGAAGTCACTGATTGACAGCGCCATGCAGCAGGGAAAAGCGCGGCCTGTCGAGTAGTCCTTGATTCCAGAAGAAAAGCCCTGCGTTCCACGACGGCGCAGGGCTTTTCTGTTGTCATGAATTAGACGTAAAGCTTGGCTTTTTCAACCGCTAGCTTATTCAGCGCGGCCCGACGTTCCTTGCCGTATTTGTGCAGGGCTTTGTTCTTTGGTTTTTCGGCGATGGCGTTAGTTGTCTGCATTACGCCATCAATCCACTCCCGCAGACTCTTGTCCGCCGAGGCTTTTCCTAGATTCACTATCTTGGGAATGGCACTCAGGTATTGCAGCTATTGCCACTCATCCGCCGCATGGCTCACCCAGGAAATGTAGCCTCCCGGCAAGATCTGCCGCGGAGCTTTGAGCGCGCCGGTGAAGCTGTAACGTGTTCCGGGCGTCTCCAGGGGATCGTAGAAGTGCGGGGTGATGAAGTCGGATACGACGACGCCATTGATCGTGTATCCGTACTTGTCGTCTTCGCAGGGGTCGCAGGCTTCCACCAGATAGCCATACTGACCAGTGCCGTCGACGATCTTTTTCGCTTTAATTTCAATTGCGACGGAAGACTGCAGGCGATTGCCGTAGGGATCAACCAGCATCTCGATCGTTTCGTGACTGGCTGCGATGGTCCATCCGTCGTTTTGCGGAGTGGCAATGACTTTTGCGTAAGGCGTTATCCGACTGCAGGTTATTGGCTCGTAGCCGGCGACGATGCGGGTATTTCTTCGAGCTGGTATCGCTTCTTCTGCGTACCTTCC
This genomic window contains:
- a CDS encoding M56 family metallopeptidase, which encodes MMMMAWVLESALRSLAMAVIVWSGIKMLRVRNVAVQKTAWVLVLLAAVAMPGLVGWRLPQSRAAVVVPVQRFVPRAASVHDPGPPSSAALSTTTITVSTSSTVTPVNRWDHIPWKELIVPAYLAICAVLLLRLLFGLGMALRILHRAEEASPLLEPRASVCISGDIQTPVTIGSTIVLPEAHEDWNLHKLRVVLAHERSHVRQGDFYLQLIAGLHVVFFWFSPLSWWLKKEISDLGEAISDRAALEEAQSRSNYAEVLIEFAAIRRRPLAGVAMARSSNIRRRIDRLLVEQKFRGAFTTCKWHLAAAATLVPVALVAAIALVHVEAAEAMQTPVAALRQVVPVAQTIATLPTLAVHAAIPAAAVDPVTPVEAQAKAATDSTQIQIADDDENSYAIVSGDSGNVMGSWHSGNSFDRVKSKMHGNYIWFERDGKSYVIDDPALVAQARGYFKPIEELGRQQGELGEEQGRLGEEQGRLGEMQAKAAATPPDFSKEMADLQAALKDLQQHKLQAEVKEDDLSEMQGKLAELQSKIAEMQGKFGDAQAKIGEKQAEFGDQQAKLGEQQAKLGERQAVLGAQQATFSKVAEQKMKSLIDSAMQQGKARPVE
- a CDS encoding BlaI/MecI/CopY family transcriptional regulator, which encodes MISSDANGHDPVELGELELSVMQLIWQHAAENGAISAEQVRKDLGRPLKDSTIRTVLRRLEEKGYLTHTVEGRTYFYRPAEARQRVAGRAVKRIIDWFCDGSVEALLVGMVDSEVLDQKELTRLAERIAAAKKGKR
- a CDS encoding carboxypeptidase-like regulatory domain-containing protein, whose protein sequence is MQEIPHQTPFARCIHYLTLFVLICATALTASAQYRTSIQGVVTDTSGAVIPGATLTLTNSATNEKQVRTSDAGGVYNFNALPPDTFTLVVTKDGFQEKDLNNLQLIPEQANSVNVQMDPGVETQTVTVDASTQSALDTETANTQTSISANQIEHMPVYQRDPTSLIRLAPGALSDGAQAAGGGGFQAPGTQTGASSGGGGNLGHSSSIFATENGPSANVNGGQFENNGYTIDGISTDSAVWGGATVITPSPESIGDLKIVSNAYDAENGRFAGAVVEMITKSGANNPHGSFFYQITRPGLNAYQRWNGPGSVEAFNADGTKKTPAERGLLRDEDRYNQWGGSIGGPIWKNKLYAFFAYEKQAQTIGATGTEWYPTSQFNGLAPAGSIAATFLGFSGSSVNGTVVGSTTCNAYGLTEGVNCRTIAGQGLNLGSPLTTGLGKQDLTWQSPANPGVGSGLSNVPDIALYTVSNPTTTNFQQWSGRMDGQIGSKDHAAFVIYWVPASKTNLNGALGYQLFHHEQINDAFSGIWNHIFSANFLNEARANAAGWRYNELGSNPQAPFGLPQILWFGSPNNFGNIALGQLGVTAPAHLNQWTYGYKDVATMVHGSQTWKFGGDVTRLYYLNDPIGAPNYTFYNIWDFLNDAPQAEGGPFQATTGFPGGFRNDNRQNIWGFFFQDNWKARPNLTLTAGLRYSYFGPLSDKNSNMGVLRFGSGSTFLTGISIKPGINAWNAQKLNFGPQVGFNWAPNFYNGKIVWRGGYGLNYNQEQIANANANDFNPPGTSSVPGTSTSPSNINPNILYATSSSPTNINGYPPNPSVITTFNSAGLPTVGAANLNALTNNLPTQYVHHWSLEVEMDLSHAWVGTLTYLGSSGKHLLFNYDANGYGFTLGAPLNPLVNSVNTAGNQGKATNNMMIADLRHQFSQGFSFEGQYTWAHSLDTNSGPYFRSPYIYNTQFAYGRSDFDIRNTIKLFGIWQPVIFHGNDWKEKVAGGWTISGIFTYHTGFGWTPFYIAPHQIYCNLCNYGFQNLRPSYNGTGGKSTSNDAFKTGSNFTNPGSSNTGTNNDQFTNNYFTVPNYANAIADNPGQFATAFIPPPGIGRNAFPGPTYRDVDMNLAKAFGLPRIPGVGENAKIEIQANFLNIFNSLNINPTSISNNIANSGLGQAGSALGSRIITFQARFSF